The following are encoded together in the Patagioenas fasciata isolate bPatFas1 chromosome 7, bPatFas1.hap1, whole genome shotgun sequence genome:
- the CYP20A1 gene encoding cytochrome P450 20A1 has translation MLDFAIFAVTFLLILVGAVLYLYPASRQASGIPGLAPTDEKDGNLPDIIASSSLHEFLVNLHEKYGPLVSFWFGRRLVVSLGSIDLLKQHINPNRLSDPFETMLKSLLRYQSSLNADTGESHMRRKLYENGVNKALQSNFALIQKLSEELLAKWLSLPEAQHVPLCQHMLGFAMKSVTQTAMGSSFEDDREVIRFRRHHDAIWSEIGKGFLDGSLDKNMTRKKLYEDALMEMESTLRKVTKERRGRSFNRHVFIDTLLQGSLSDQQILEDTMIFSLAGCIITANLCTWAVYFLTTSEDVQQNLYKEMNGVLGKGPITHEKIEQLRYCRQVLCETVRTAKLTPIAAQLQELEGRVDQHTIPKETLVLYALGVMLQDSSSWPSPYRFDPERFNEESAMKNLSLLGFSGSQECPELRFAYMVATILLSVLVRKLYLHPVKGQVMETKYELVTSPKEEAWITVSKRS, from the exons ATGCTGGACTTCGCCATCTTCGCCGTCACTTTCCTGCTTATCCTGGTGGGCGCCGTGCTCTACCTCTACCCG GCATCTAGGCAAGCATCAGGTATCCCTGGGCTGGCTCCAACAGATGAAAA GGATGGCAACTTGCCAGACATCATTGCCAGCAGCAGTTTGCATGAGTTCCTGGTGAACCTTCATGAAAAATATGGCCCACTGGTCTCTTTCTGGTTTGGAAGGCGTCTTGTTGTCAGCCTCGGCTCCATTGATCTCCTGAAACAACATATCAACCCCAACCGGTTGT CGGATCCTTTTGAGACAATGCTGAAGTCCCTCTTGAGGTACCAGTCCAGCTTGAATGCGGATACAGGAGAGAGCCACATGAGGAGAAAGCTGTATGAAAATGGCGTCAACAAGGCCTTGCAAAGTAACTTTGCTCTCATCCAGAAA CTGTCAGAAGAGCTGCTAGCCAAATGGCTGTCTCTCCCTGAGGCGCAACACGTGCCCCTCTGCCAGCACATGCTGGGCTTTGCCATGAAGTCTGTCACGCAGACAGCTATGGGCAGCAGCTTTGAAGATGACCGGGAAGTTATCCGATTCCGCAGGCACCACGATGCA ATCTGGTCAGAGATTGGGAAAGGTTTCTTGGATGGGTCCCTTGACAAAAACATGACCAGGAAGAAGCTTTACGAAGATG CTCTGATGGAGATGGAATCCACCTTAAGGAAAGTTACAAAGGAGCGCCGAGGGAGATCATTCAACAGACACGTCTTTATAGACACCTTGCTGCAGGGGAGCCTGAGTGACCAGCAG ATTCTGGAAGATACCATGATTTTCTCCTTGGCAGGATGCATAATCACTGCTAACT TGTGTACCTGGGCAGTCTATTTCCTGACAACCTCTGAAGATGTTCAGCAGAATCTCTACAAGGAGATGAATGGTGTTCTGGGGAAGGGACCAATTACACATGAGAAAATCGAGCAGCTCAG GTACTGTCGGCAAGTCCTGTGTGAAACAGTGCGAACGGCAAAGCTCACTCCCATTgctgcacagctgcaggagctggagggaAGGGTCGACCAACATACCATCCCCAAAGAG ACACTTGTGCTTTATGCTCTTGGTGTGATGCTGCAGGATAGTTCATCATGGCCATCACCATACAG GTTTGACCCAGAGAGATTTAACGAGGAATCTGCCATGAAAAACCTCTCCTTGTTGGGTTTTtcggggagccaggagtgcccagaGTTGAG GTTTGCCTATATGGTGGCTACAATTCTGCTTAGCGTCCTGGTAAGGAAACTGTATCTCCACCCAGTGAAAGGACAAGTCATGGAGACCAAATATGAGCTGGTAACCTCACCAAAGGAGGAGGCCTGGATAACGGTATCTAAGAGAAGCTAA
- the LOC136102980 gene encoding alpha-aspartyl dipeptidase-like gives MGGPRRLLLVSNSTLHGGGYLGHCQQHIKNFLGEKVKRVLFVPYALHDRDAYARTAREKFESLGYGLDSIHESCDPVEAVRKSEAIFIGGGNTFRLLKALYDNSLIQEIRKRVLEDGIPYVGSSAGTNVATISINTTNDMPIVYPPSLQALGLVPFNINPHYLDPDVKSTHMGETREERIRQYHEEPNTPPVLGLREGAMLLVEGDKATLQGVTGARLFLRGKKPTEHEPGTDFSFLLIDSNLQNL, from the exons atGGGGGGCCCGCGGCGCCTGCTGCTTGTGTCCAACTCCACCCTGCACGGAGGGGGGTACCTgggccactgccagcagcacatCAAGAACTTCCTGGGCGA GAAGGTGAAGCGGGTGCTGTTCGTTCCCTACGCCCTGCACGACCGAGATGCCTACGCCCGGACCGCCAGGGAGAAGTTTGAAAGCCTGG GTTATGGGCTGGACAGCATTCATGAATCCTGTGATCCAGTGGAAGCTGTAAGAAAATCCGAAGCAATATTTATTG GAGGTGGGAACACATTTCGTCTCCTGAAAGCTCTCTATGACAACAGCCTGATACAGGAGATCAGGAAAAGAGTTCTTGAG gatGGGATTCCTTATGTGGGATCCAGCGCAGGAACCAACGTTGCAACGATCAGCATTAATACTACCAATGATATGCCAATTGTTTATCCACCTTCCCTGCAGGCCCTAGGCTTAGTGCCTTTTAATATTAACCCCCACTACCTGGACCCAGATGTGAAAAGCACTCACATGGGT GAGACAAGAGAGGAAAGAATTCGCCAGTATCATGAAGAACCAAACACCCCTCCAGTTCTG GGCTTGCGGGAAGGTGCGATGCTGCTAGTGGAAGGAGACAAAGCCACCTTGCAAGGAGTGACAGGAGCACGTCTGTTTTTGAG GGGTAAGAAACCAACTGAACATGAGCCTGGAACAGATTTCAGTTTCCTCCTGATTGACAGTAATCTCCAGAATCTGTAG